A window from Bufo gargarizans isolate SCDJY-AF-19 unplaced genomic scaffold, ASM1485885v1 original_scaffold_1495_pilon, whole genome shotgun sequence encodes these proteins:
- the LOC122923352 gene encoding CAD protein-like isoform X2, with amino-acid sequence MAVQAELLLEDGTRFTGRMFGAEVPVSGEVVFQTGMVGYPEALTDPSYKSQILVLTYPLVGNYGVPQDELDEFGLSKWFESGRIHAAGLIVGECSENPSHWSCAKSLNQWLQEQGIPGLQGVDTRALTKKIREKGTMLGKLVPQGTDEKQVPYDDPGKRNLVQEVSLKEPRVFNPGGDVKIAALDCGLKYNQIRCLCQRGAEVTVLPWDSPIDSAEYDGLFLSNGPGDPVYCQQSVLHIHRYMEGENPKPLFGICLGHQILSLVIGAKTYKMKYGNRGHNQPCIHAASQRCFITSQNHGYAVDPHTLPDGWSPLFTNANDHTNEGIIHNSKPFFSVQFHPEHRAGPMDLVCLFDVFLDTVRDMKAGKTELRTVKERLDHVLTYKDSPNVSDLQSGRPRKVLILGSGGLSIGQAGEFDYSGSQAIKALKEEKIQTVLINPNIATVQTSKGLADKVYFLPITADYVTQVIKNERPDGVLLTFGGQTALNCGVELTKRGVLEKYNVRVLGTPVSSIEMTEDRKVFVEKMEEIGEHVAPSEAAFSLEQAQAAAERLGYPVLVRSAYALGGLGSGFANSKEEMTSLVCQAFAHTTQVLVDKSLKGWKEIEYEVVRDAYNNCVTVCNMENVDPLGIHTGESIVVAPSQTLNDREYNLLRNTAIKVIQHLGIVGECNIQYALNPESEQYYIIEVNARLSRSSALASKATGYPLAYVAAKLALGIPLPVLRNSVTNSTTANFEPSLDYCVVKAPRWDLSKFLRVSTKIGSSMKSVGEVMSVGRSFEEAFQKALRMVDENCVGFDHTVKSASDEELATPTDKRIFVLAAALRAGYTIERLYELTKIDRWFLHKMKNITDHVNALEACRDENAMPRSLLHRAKQLGFSDKQIAQAVQSTELAVRKVRQEWQILPQVKQIDTVAAEWPAQTNYLYLTYNGIEHDLDFQEPHVMVLGSGVYRIGSSVEFDWCAVGCIQELRKMGFKTIMVNYNPETVSTDYDMCDRLYFDEISFEVVMDIYELENPEGIILSMGGQLPNNIAMSLHRQQCRVLGTSPEAIDSAENRFKFSRLLDTIGISQPQWKELSDTQCALQFCNAVGYPCVVRPSYVLSGAAMNVAYSDDDLEKFLTSAVAVSKEYPVVISKFIQEAKEIDVDAVACDGVVVAVAISEHVENAGVHSGDATLVTPPQDITPKTLERIKAIVHAVGLELQVTGPFNLQLIAKDDQLRVIECNVRVSRSFPFVSKTLGEDLVALATQVIMGEEVEPLGLMAGTGIVGLKVPQFSFSRLAGADVVLGVEMTSTGEVACFGENRYEAYLKAMLSTGFKIPQNNILLTIGSYKNKSELLPTVRTLESLGYSLYASVGTADFYTEHGIKVKAMDWPFEETDNDGALKEKQRSIMDHLSENHFDLVINLSMRNSGGRRLSSFVTRGYRTRRLAVDYSVPLIIDIKCTKLFVEALRQIRVAPPVKTHVDCMTSQKLIRLPGLIDVHVHLREPGATHKEDFSSGTAAALAGGVTMVCAMPNTNPAITDAATFSLAQKLAEAGARCDFALFLGACSENAGSLTPIASSAAGLKMYLNDTYSQLKMDNVSLWMEHFEKWPAHLPIVAHAENQTVAAILMVAQLYKRSVHICHVAKKEEILIIKAAKQRGIQVTCEVAPHHLFLCLDDLERLGQKRGQVRPMLGTREDLQALWDNLDIIDCFATDHAPHSVEEKEGPNPPPGYPGLETMLPLLLTAVSDGRLTIDDIIKRLYENPRKIFSLPVQENTYIEVDLEQEWTVPQSMQFTKSKWTPFEGMELKGAIRRVVLRGEVAYIDGQVLVPAGYGQDVRKWTPPLVAASQPAPPKEMVKTPERHRHVTMQSETIRSRAPSPRRAGPAGDARFHMPPRIHRSSDPGLQVLRRTSSSLHRGGSARSADEQRERVAKKPPEADLSTIQDGYPHPPPIPRLMSPQNMPIQTVPHVQTSPLLHPFIGQHILSVKQFSKDQMSHLFNVAHTLRMLVQKERSLDILKGKVMAAMFFEASTRTSSSFAAAMHRLGGSVLSFSETTSSSQKGESLADSVQTMSCYADLLVVRHPEPGAVELAAKHCRKPVINAGDGVGEHPTQALLDIFTIREELGTVNGMTITMVGDLKHGRTVHSLACLLTQYRINLRYVTPRSLRMPSKIVHFVASKGIKQEEFGSIEEALPDTDVLYMTRIQKERFESKEEYDNCFGQFILTPHIMTRAKKKMVVMHPMPRVNEISLEVDSDPRAAYFRQAENGMYVRMALLATVLGKY; translated from the exons AGTATGACGGCCTCTTCCTCAGTAATGGCCCCGGGGACCCCGTGTACTGCCAGCAGTCCGTGCTCCACATCCACCGCTACATGGAGGGCGAGAACCCAAAACCCCTGTTTGGAATTTGCCTGGGGCACCAGATCCTCTCCCTGGTGATCGGCGCCAAGACCTACAAGATGAA ATACGGAAATCGCGGTCACAACCAGCCGTGTATCCACGCGGCGTCCCAGCGCTGCTTCATCACTTCCCAGAACCATGGCTACGCTGTGGACCCCCACACTCTCCCAGACGGGTGGTCTCCGCTCTTCACCAACGCCAATGACCACACCAATGAGGGAATCATTCATAACTCCAAGCCGTTTTTCAG CGTGCAGTTCCACCCGGAGCACCGCGCCGGCCCCATGGACCTCGTCTGTCTCTTCGATGTCTTCCTGGACACCGTACGTGACATGAAAGCTGGGAAGACGGAGCTGCGCACAG TGAAGGAACGTCTCGATCACGTCCTGACCTACAAGGACTCCCCGAACGTGAGTGACCTGCAGAGCGGCCGCCCCCGGAAGGTGCTCATCCTGGGCTCCGGGGGGCTGTCCATCGGCCAGGCCGGAGAGTTTGACTACTCGGGCTCTCAG GCCATTAAAGCTTTGAAGGAGGAGAAAATTCAGACCGTGCTCATTAACCCCAACATTGCCACAGTGCAGACCTCCAAGGGGCTGGCCGACAAGGTCTACTTCCTGCCCATCACAGCGGACTACGTGACTCAG GTGATTAAGAATGAGCGGCCAGACGGCGTCCTGCTAACGTTTGGTGGTCAGACGGCTCTGAACTGCGGCGTGGAGCTGACCAAGCGCGGCGTACTGGAGAAGTACAACGTCCGGGTGCTCGGGACCCCtgtcagctccatagaaatgaccGAGGACCGGAAGGTGTTTGTGGAGAAGATGGAGGAGATTGGCGAGCACGTCGCTCCAAGTGAAGCCGCCTTCTCTCTAGAACAG GCACAGGCAGCCGCTGAACGGCTCGGGTATCCAGTTCTGGTGCGCTCGGCCTACGCATTGGGCGGGTTGGGATCCGGATTTGCCAACTCGAAGGAGGAGATGACGTCGTTGGTGTGCCAGGCGTTTGCCCACACCACCCAGGTGCTGGTGGATAAATCCCTGAAGGGCTGGAAGGAGATAGAGTACGAGGTGGTGCGGGACGCCTACAACAACTGCGTGACG GTGTGTAACATGGAGAACGTGGACCCACTGGGCATTCACACCGGCGAGTCCATCGTGGTGGCCCCCAGCCAGACCCTGAACGACCGCGAGTACAACCTGCTGCGGAACACCGCCATAAAGGTGATCCAGCACCTGGGGATTGTGGGGGAGTGTAACATCCAGTATGCGCTAAACCCCGAATCTGAGCAG tattacatCATCGAGGTGAATGCTCGCCTCTCCCGCAGCTCTGCCCTGGCGAGTAAGGCGACTGGTTACCCCCTGGCATACGTGGCAGCAAAGCTGGCTCTGGGCATCCCACTGCCTGTCCTCAG GAACTCTGTCACCAATTCCACGACCGCCAACTTCGAGCCCAGCCTGGACTACTGCGTGGTGAAGGCGCCGCGCTGGGACCTCAGCAAGTTCCTGCGGGTCAGCACCAAGATCGGCAGCTCCATGAAGAGCGTGG GTGAAGTGATGTCGGTGGGGCGGAGCTTTGAGGAGGCGTTCCAGAAGGCGTTGCGCATGGTGGACGAGAACTGCGTGGGGTTCGATCACACAGTGAAGTCTGCATCTGATGAG GAACTGGCCACTCCCACCGATAAGCGGATCTTTGTGCTGGCGGCCGCCCTGCGCGCTGGTTACACCATTGAGCGGCTGTACGAGCTGACCAAGATCGATCGCTGGTTCCTGCACAAGATGAAGAACATCACCGACCACGTGAACGCGCTGGAGGCATGCCGGGACGAGAATGCCATGCCGCGTAGTCTCCTGCACCGCGCAAAACAGCTGGGCTTCTCCGACAAGCAGATCGCACAGGCCGTGCAGAG CACGGAGCTGGCCGTCCGGAAGGTGAGGCAGGAATGGCAGATTCTGCCGCAGGTGAAGCAGATCGACACGGTGGCTGCAGAGTGGCCAGCGCAGACCAATTACCTGTACCTGACCTACAACGGCATCGAGCATGACCTGGACTTCCAGGAGCCCCACGTCATGGTGCTAGGATCCGGCGTCTACCGCATCGGCAGCAGCGTGGAGTTTGACTGGTGTGCGGTGGGTTGCATCCAGGAACTGCGCAAG ATGGGCTTTAAGACTATCATGGTGAACTACAACCCGGAGACTGTGAGCACCGACTACGACATGTGCGACCGCCTGTATTTCGATGAGATTTCCTTTGAG GTGGTGATGGACATCTATGAGCTGGAGAACCCGGAGGGGATTATCCTGTCCATGGGGGGGCAGCTCCCTAATAACATCGCCATGTCCCTGCACCGTCAGCAGTGCCGTGTCCTGGGCACTTCCCCCGAGGCCATCGACTCTGCTGAGAACCGCTTCAAGTTCTCTCGCCTGCTGGACACGATCGGGATCAGTCAGCCGCAGTGGAAGGAGCTCTCAGACACACAG TGTGCGCTTCAGTTCTGTAACGCGGTTGGTTACCCCTGCGTTGTGCGGCCATCGTACGTTTTGAGCGGCGCTGCCATGAATGTGGCCTATTCTGATGATGATCTGGAGAAGTTCCTCACCAGTGCTGTGGCCGTGTCTAAGGAGTATCCGGTGGTCATCTCCAAGTTCATCCAGGAAGCCAAG GAGATCGACGTTGACGCGGTGGCATGTGACGGGGTGGTGGTCGCTGTGGCCATTTCTGAGCACGTGGAGAATGCGGGGGTGCACTCTGGAGATGCCACGCTGGTCACCCCTCCTCAGGATATCACCCCCAAAACTCTGGAGAGGATTAAGGCCATCGTCCATGCGGTGGGGCTGGAGCTCCAGGTGACAGGGCCCTTTAACCTCCAGCTGATCGCAAAG GACGATCAGCTGAGGGTGATTGAGTGTAATGTCCGAGTCTCCCGCTCCTTTCCCTTTGTCTCTAAGACGCTTGGGGAGGATCTGGTGGCCCTGGCCACGCAAGTCATTATGGGGGAAGAGGTGGAGCCACTCGGGCTTATGGCAGGCACAGGAATTGTTGGATTAAAG GTGCCGCAGTTCTCCTTCTCTCGTCTGGCTGGAGCAGACGTGGTTCTCGGGGTGGAGATGACCAGCACCGGGGAGGTGGCTTGCTTTGGGGAGAACCGCTATGAGGCGTATCTGAAGGCCATGCTGAGCACCGGCTTCAAGATCCCTCAGAACAACATCCTACTGACCATCGGGAGCTACAAG AATAAGAGTGAGCTTCTGCCCACGGTGCGGACATTGGAGAGCCTGGGATACAGTCTGTATGCCAGCGTGGGTACAGCGGACTTCTACACAGAGCATGGCATCAAG GTGAAAGCCATGGATTGGCCATTTGAGGAAACGGACAACGATGGGGCCCTGAAGGAGAAGCAGCGGAGCATCATGGACCATCTGTCTGAGAACCACTTTGACCTTGTCATCAACCTCTCCATGAGGAACTCTGGGGGGCGCAGACTGTCCTCCTTTGTGACACGTGGTTACCGTACCCGCCGATTGGCCGTGGACTACTCGGTGCCCCTTATCATTGATATCAAGTGCACCAAACTGTTTGTGGAG GCTCTCAGGCAGATCAGAGTGGCGCCTCCAGTGAAGACCCATGTGGACTGTATGACCTCCCAGAAACTCATCCGCCTACCAG GTCTGATTGACGTCCACGTGCATCTGCGGGAGCCAGGCGCCACACACAAGGAAGACTTCTCGTCTGGAACGGCGGCAGCGCTGGCTGGTGGTGTGACCATGGTGTGCGCCATGCCCAATACCAACCCTGCCATCACAGACGCAGCCACATTCTCATTGGCGCAGAAG TTGGCGGAGGCTGGCGCCCGCTGTGACTTTGCCCTGTTCCTTGGAGCGTGTTCAGAGAACGCAGGTTCCCTCACCCCCATCGCCAGCTCAGCGGCTGGACTGAAGATGTACCTGAACGACACCTACTCCCAGCTGAAGATGGACAACGTGTCCCTGTGGATGGAG CACTTTGAGAAGTGGCCCGCTCACTTGCCCATCGTGGCTCATGCTGAGAACCAGACGGTTGCCGCCATCTTGATGGTGGCGCAGTTGTACAAGCGATCGGTGCACATCTGCCATGTGgccaagaaggaggag ATTCTCATCATCAAGGCGGCCAAGCAGCGGGGGATACAGGTGACTTGCGAGGTGGCCCCCCATCATCTCTTCCTGTGTCTGGATGACCTGGAGCGGCTGGGTCAGAAGCGAGGCCAGGTGCGCCCCATGCTGGGCACCAGAGAAGACCTGCAGGCACTGTGGGACAACCTGGACATTATTGACTGCTTCGCCACAGATCACG CCCCTCATTCTGTGGAGGAAAAGGAAGGTCCTAATCCTCCTCCTGGATACCCGGGCCTGGAGACCATGCTGCCCCTTCTGCTTACTGCAGTCAGTGATGGGCGACTGACTATCGATGACATCATCAAACGGCTGTACGAGAACCCCCGAAAAATCTTCTCCCTCCCAGTCCAAGAGAACACATACATAGAG GTGGATCTGGAGCAGGAGTGGACCGTCCCGCAGTCCATGCAGTTCACCAAGTCGAAGTGGACTCCGTTTGAAGGGATGGAGCTGAAGGGTGCGATACGCAGGGTGGTTCTCCGAGGGGAAGTCGCCTACATAGACGGCCAG GTTCTAGTGCCGGCCGGTTATGGTCAGGATGTCAGGAAATGGACTCCACCGCTGGTCGCAGCCTCGCAGCCGGCGCCCCCTAAAGAGATGGTGAAG ACTCCAGAGCGTCACCGTCATGTCACCATGCAGAGCGAGACCATCCGCAGCCGCGCTCCCAGCCCCCGCAGAGCCGGCCCCGCCGGAGACGCCCGCTTCCATATGCCCCCCAGAATCCATCGCTCCTCTGATCCCGGGTTACAAG TGCTCAGGAGGACATCCTCATCTCTGCATCGGGGCGGCAGCGCCAGGAGCG CTGACGAGCAGAGGGAGCGAGTGGCCAAGAAGCCTCCAGAAGCAG ATCTCTCCACCATCCAGGACGGTTACCCCCACCCGCCCCCGATCCCTCGCCTCATGTCCCCCCAGAACATGCCCATACAGACTGTCCCCCACGTGCAGACCTCCCCGCTGCTGCACCCCTTCATAGGACAGCACATCCTGTCCGTCAAGCAGTTCAGCAAGGATCAG ATGTCGCACCTCTTTAATGTGGCGCACACGCTGCGGATGCTGGTGCAGAAGGAGCGCAGTTTGGACATTCTCAAG GGTAAAGTAATGGCCGCCATGTTTTTCGAGGCGAGCACACGGACCAGCAGCTCCTTTGCGGCAGCCATGCATCGCCTGGGCGGCTCTGTGCTCTCGTTTTCGGAGACTACGTCGTCCTCTCAGAAGGGGGAGTCGCTGGCGGACTCTGTTCAGACCATGAGCTGTTACGCGGATCTGCTGGTGGTGAGACATCCAGAGCCAGGCGCTGTGGAG CTTGCCGCTAAGCACTGCCGTAAACCAGTGATCAATGCGGGAGACGGGGTGGGAGAGCATCCAACACAAGCCCTGCTGGATATCTTCACCATccgggaggagctgggcaccgtCAACGGGATGACG ATCACCATGGTCGGAGATCTGAAGCATGGCCGCACAGTCCACTCTCTCGCCTGCCTCCTGACCCAATACCGCATCAATCTGAGATACGTGACGCCGCGCAGCCTGCGCATGCCCTCCAAGATCGTCCACTTTGTGGCTTCCAAGGGAATCAAGCAG GAGGAGTTCGGCAGCATTGAGGAGGCGCTCCCGGACACAGACGTGCTCTACATGACCCGGATACAGAAGGAGAGGTTCGAGAGCAAGGAGGAGTATGACAAT TGTTTTGGACAGTTCATCCTCACCCCACACATCATGACCCGTGCCAAGAAGAAGATGGTGGTGATGCACCCGATGCCACGTGTCAATGAGATCAG TCTTGAAGTGGACTCGGACCCTCGGGCAGCGTACTTCCGCCAGGCCGAGAACGGGATGTACGTGCGGATGGCGCTGCTGGCCACAGTCCTGGGAAAGTACTGA